The genomic stretch ACAAAAGAATGAGATAATTTAACTTACATAGTTGAGATAAATAAATGGAGATCGTTAGTTCATAGTTCAATAACTAGCGAGcaatattttttaatattttttcatAATGTAAACAAATTATTAATAGTTATCCATCAATaacttttaaaaaaattaattaaatatcaaaatttcaaaaagTATCTTAAAAATATCAATTCATATCCAATTGTACTACAGTACTATTTCCGTTCAAAATGAGAAATTGTCTAGACCAAAATAATTATCTACTATAAATCACTTTACAATTATAAAAAAACATTGTTTTATTTCAGTATGTTTGAACTCTACAATCACTTTTGTGTAGATTTAAAACTCCATTAATTAAACTCTTTACAATAAGTGCATTCATTATCAAAAACCACTGAACTTGTGAATCTCTGAATGCAGCAGAGTTTTCTGTGTAAGAATGAGGCAGGCAATACAGTAATTTCACCTCGTATCCTTCCCATTTTATCAAAACCAAACCTCTTTACTTCTAAATATAGCTTTAACCTCTGTTCTTTCTTTCTCTCTTCACAGCCTTTTCCTCTGACACGTTACACTCACACAAGGGCATTCTAGTAAAAACATCATCTGAAAACACATAACAAATCTGAAAGCTGGAAATTATCACTCTGTTCACTCCTCATTGGCTGCACCTCCACAGCAACAAAATCCAATGCTATTTTATACTATTATCTTCTCTCTTGAACCTTCCTATACAGGTTTCTTATTTTCTTCATCACCACTCTCACCACTACACGCAACATAGAAATTTTTTCAGTTCGGTGCTCACAGACAAAGAGGTAGTTTTTGCTGTTgctgttttttttatttttaagttCATAGTATTCATATTTCGTAGTTCATATGTTGTTTTTGTTTATGTCTTGTCAAATGAAGCTTTGCGGTTTATTTTGATACTTGTTTTTGtcgtttttttatttttacttttcaCACCTTCCCTTTCATCTCTTCTAGAGTTTGTGAAGCTGCATAACCCAGTTGATTTCCAAGTGAAATAAATAGTTTTCCTTTCTGGGTTTTCTTTTTTATGTGTTTTTATTAGATCTTAGAGGTTTTTGTGTTCAATATttgaataaaatcaaaaaaaattTTACAGGATTTTTTTGTAGAGGAAGAAAAAATGGAGTCAGATCTTCAGCAGCATCCAACTATGTTTCTTGatcatcaaaatcatcatcacCAGCCTCAAATGAATTCCGGGTTAACTCGGTTTAAATCTGCACCAAGTTCATATTTTTCTAATATTATTGATAAAGAGTTCTATGAGCATCTTTTTAACCGACCTTCAAGTCCTGAAACGGAACGAGTTTTTGCTCGGTTTATGAATAGTCTTAGTGGTAGTGGTAGTGGTGGTGGCGGTGGTGATGCTGAAAGTGCTTCTGTTGCGGTTGCTGTAGCTGCTGGAGATGATGATTCGCTGACTCAGGATCTATTAACTGTTCAACAACAGCTTCCTATAGTTAAGGAAGAGATTGAGCAACAATCTCAAACTTTGACATCAATGAATAATGAAACTTTGGATCTTCAACAGCTTCAACGACAACCAAGTAATATGAATAATTATGGATCCTCTGGTCCTCAGAAATCTTACCAAAGTTCTGGAAGACCACCTTTGCCAAATCAAATGAAGACTGGTAGAGGAAGCTGTTCCAATCTTATTAGACATGGTAGTTCACCTGCTGGATTGTTTTCAAACATTAACATTGAAACTGGTATATCTTGAAACTCTTTTCCGTATCTTCGCATTAAGGTTGTGTTGTCGTGATAATGATGCTAGCTAGATTGATTGGCAGGTTTTGCTGTTATGAGAGGTATTGGAACGATTGGAGCTGCTAACAGCACTAGCATAGAAGCAAATTTCTCTTCTTCTGCAGCGCGGTTAAAGAATGCGAGTGCTCCGAACTACTCAGCAGTGTTAGGAGGTGAAATCGGGAATTGTAGCAATCCACAAAATAATCTAGAATCGGAAGGTTTTGCTGAAACCCGGGGCAATGATTTTATCCCGGGTTTCCCTTTAGTTTCTACATGGGAGGATACTGCAATGATATCGGACAATATTACCGGTCTAAAAAGATACAGAGATGATGACGATGTAAAACCGTTTTCTACCGGTTTAAATGCGGCTGAAAATAAGGTAGTAGTATAATTGTACTATTGGAATTTGGTTTTCAAATAGTTGCTATAGTGCTATTTTTTGCAATACTCTATTTTTACAAAGTATTCTTAAATTGAATCTATAGCGACACCTTAGCACTTACATTGACAACACTGATATAATTTTGTTGCATTGATCAGAATGAAACAGGAGGCCAGACTCCCGCCACTCCTTTGGCTCATCAGACGAGTATGCCTAATACCACGGCGGAATTGGCAGCCATTGAGAAGTTTTTACAGTTGTCAGATTCTGTTCCATGCAAAATCCGCGCCAAGCGCGGCTGCGCCACTCACCCGAGAAGCATTGCAGAAAGGGTATAAATTTATTATTCTGCTATAATGCTATAAATAATTCCAACTGCGCGACACATTTAGTGCGCGCACGAAACCCCTTTCCCGGCCTTTATGCAAACATACTTTCAGGTCAGAAGAACTAAAATTAGCGAGCGAATGAGGAAACTACAAGATCTGGTGCCAAACATGGATAAGGTAATGTTTTTGACTTTGAGGCACACTTACCAACCTATGTAACAAACCGAACATTGTTTCTCTCTATTTGCAGCAAACAAACACATCAGATATGTTGGACTTAGCTGTTGAGTACATTAAAGACCTACAAAAACAAGTTGAGGTATGTTCAAACAATTGACCAATCTCAAGTTTCAAACAATATATGCCATAAATATTCATACATAATTGCACATTCAGTTTTCTTATTTATCTTTTTCTTTCTATAAATATCTAGACTCTTTCACAAAATCGAGCTAAGTGCACGTGTTCACATCACCAATGAGGGATGaaggatgatgatgatgataaagGAGTTAGAGTTTTTCTTTTGTACAGATTTTGTTGTAATAATTTGGTCTAGAAATTAAAGCAGCTTAATTTTCTGATATATTAATAATTTGTTTTTGTTATATTAGTATTACTTAGTATGTTGTTGTTACTTTCTCTATGGTTCTTTTGGAGTGGTGGGGGGAATGAGAACATAAAAGTTGACTTTTATCATAAGATCATATAATTTGATGTATGTATGTGATGTCATCACATATACAAAGCATTGTGTACGAAATTTGGTGAAACAAGTTTATTATGTTGGTTTTAATCTTCTAGTAGAGGGCCCCTCCATTTTTAAGTGAATGGGGGATTTTGCATCTTTCATGGAGTGTTGGTTATGAAGGAACATTAAATTGATGGTATGTGTGGGCTTAGTCTTAACATTAAAATTAAATACATGGAAACATGGGGACCAAAACCGACATTATTTTTGTTTTACATTTAGTATATGCAATGTGATTTTTATTTTGCCCTCCTTTTTCCTTCATGATCTTGATCTTAATACAAGGGGCTGGTAAGTTATATAGTTGTTATTCTCTCGTTGGCACGCATAAAAATAATGCTATAAGAAACATTTTAAATATTACACACTAATATTTAACCTATACTTAGCATATTCACAATGTATTTACAATTTCTTTTTTTATTAAGGGAGGGCAAAAGTCCAAAAGAAGAGACAAGCTAACCACTATATCTTATTACAAAAGAGATACTAAGATCCTCTCTAAAAAGAGGAAGAAGCCACTTACGATCAGAATCAAAAATATTATCATAACTATTATTTCCTTGTTTAGCCAATAAATCCGCACTACGATTTACTTCATGATAGATATGCTCAATCTTGATTTCTTCAAAGTTCTTCATGATAGATATTCTCAATCTTGATTTCTTAAAAGTTCTTATCAAATTGTTGAATGTGTTGTATTAGATTATAATTCGATTGAGGCACCCTGTTAGCTACTTGTAGCATCTCCACCATCCTCTTGTTGTCTACTTAAATATGAAGTTTCTTGACTCTAAGTAGCATAACAATACGAATTTCGGTTAACACTCTCTAAAACTCAGCTTAAACAATATTGCTCGTCCCTATGGATTTGCTAAAATCTTTATGCCAATTACCATTACTATCCTGTAAAAGTACGCCACAATTCGTTGAACCATCATGTCTAACAGCCCCATCCGAATTTAAGGATGTCTAATCATTTTCAAGAGGCCTCCATTGAACCTGAAAATTGACAAAATGAATGGAAACCAAACAAGGATTTAAACTACTGTAACTGTGATATTGTTGTACCAGATCCGTGATGGTTTGAGCCAAATTATTGGGCATATGACCATTTTGGTTTTGTGACACCTTTGATTCTACCAATACCAAATAGTATGGCACACTTAAGTCCAAATCACGCTCCAATTTTTATGCTGAGAATTTTAATTATTCTGAATATCATGTTGAAGCCAAACCTGATGCTCTTCTTGAAAGAATTCCTGCTTATGATTATTGCTAACAAGCTTGGACCAAACTTGTTTCGCAATAACACAATCTCTCAATGCATGGAAAGCAATTTCTTCCTGCGATTTACACATGTCACAGTTAGTACTTCTCAATTGGAGATGACCAATAAACTTATTAGTGATGAGACCATTATGAAAAGGTTTCCAAATAAAACATCGAATACGCTTCGGAACTTGAAGGTTCCAAATAATTTTTCAAACAAGCTTATTGATGACAGCTTCACTACTTCCAGTAGGGGCGAGAAACTGACACATATAAGCTATCGAAAAAGTCCCGTTAGCGGTCCCACTCCAGATTCATATGCCAACTTCCCTCGAATTCAAAATAGGAGGAGGAATAACTTTGATTTTCTCCAAAGTAACATTATCAATCAAACAGATAGACCGTTCCAATTCCAGTCCCCAGTTTGAGAAACCATATCAGCCACTGTGACCTAAGaattgaaggagaagagcgatccaaaacgcagtggaatttaaaatttctcctttagcgatccttacgaatgggcatgatcagtgatagaatcgttacctcttatggcgattgaaacctttgatgcagatctacggagcgatcacgaacgtggaatggtgacaacgcctctactcagtccacacgaacgaattccttcaatctcagcgctagctgctacaaatgagggctttgagtgagtgagagagagagagagaaacgaaattataactgcacaaatgcttctgcacaagggttctatttatagaaccacttgtgtgggctgcaagctaaaaaatccacttaagtgtatgtggcccatatcttatgatatgccaaaatcacttaagcgtgtggtaccttaccacatttcgtattctacttaagtacacaacaccttacgatgttccttagttactctatctctcatcaatccgtccttttgtgtgggaccctgtaggttttcgcgacattagcaattatattaaatcacatatttaacataataaatagtgagtggtatctagcaacacatcactgctacccaagacacgaaaatgtcatgtgatctaacaaatcccTTTGTcataatacttatgtgtataattacccttttgctcttatgtctatattgaacacaaggcatagaccgtgttatccttgtccagttcaatattgggcccgtagccatttatcctattacacaggatgagcaaattccatctaggtcactcatgttcctctgcatgcttcgtggagtacccatcaactgtctttatggtcatccagttacggacaatgtttgatcagcaataaggcactctgtagcggtgtattcgtcactttatgatttattgattaaatcaaaagcaaagcatacaaagaaatcgagtcgccaccgcacttttatttatccaaaggattggctaaaaagcgaacaaaagcctaagaagttttacacatagaaaactaatgaaaagatcagagaatctaggtaaggggttaattacgcaatgggaaggtgttaggcacccaaaacgtcctaggtactcctagggagcccttttcacacttgttgtataaaaatgtttatttgtttatgacatattgtgcaaacatgattgggaagatgagaaaagaatatacaatctattatttttgtgtttgaacggatgaacccgttgcctacgtaccttccatgaaaggtaaggatcaaaacgccgtagttcggctaaaagatttccaaaatatcattgggttcaattttaaaacaagagcgctaaggcttttcattctcaacgggagaaaactcaaccaagaccaacaatccaccatgcgaggatggcttcaacatactagtgaggggttaaccctataataagtatggaagacttacaatcaactcactaaggatgtggtgagatttacatcaaccactatgagaattgaaacctatggctaatgtatgaaaacatatcaacaatggacaaagccacaaaacaattgaatgggtgaagttaattgattatgagtattcacaaaatatggtcaaagtatgattagaattgattcaaagaagtgttatgaaatggagtttgaaaagtcaaggacttagggtccaggtttctaatttgaaaagacatgaagatgtttgcacaacatgtatttacaagttttaaaagtcaacaagtgaaaaggtttaggacaaagagggtgtggatgatggagtgtaaaacttcctagaagttcacctcttgaaatcatatagaagatgattcaagtgtgtcctttggaataaggcaacaaaacaagcaagcaaataaaaagcaaggtgataccggatgccatcaatggacttataccaatctcacagacaaaggcggataccggataccaatcaatggatttacaccaatctcctaaaacaaaacaatgataccggatgccaataaatggacttattccaatctcacagAACAAACacggatatcagatgccaataaatggacttattccaatctcctaaaacaaacaaggatatcagatgccaataaatggacttattccaatctcctaaagcaaaacaaaacatgggtatcagatgccaatctatctgggcttactctaatctccaacagatgatcataggaatacaaatgccaacaacatggtcttacaattgaatcctcacatacaacaacaaacacaagcattaagcaaagaggacataagtggccaatgaaatggtcttacactcaatcccttccaaatcataggaacaatggccaatgaatggacttacagttgattcctcaatggacaaacaaagatgtgtcacaaagatatgaaatgatgatcatgcaataatgaacaattaatgatgataaatgcacaaaggcaaataagcaaacatgtacagatgaatcaagcaatcaatcaaacaaagtcatttagc from Lathyrus oleraceus cultivar Zhongwan6 chromosome 7, CAAS_Psat_ZW6_1.0, whole genome shotgun sequence encodes the following:
- the LOC127101523 gene encoding transcription factor bHLH122 isoform X1; the encoded protein is MESDLQQHPTMFLDHQNHHHQPQMNSGLTRFKSAPSSYFSNIIDKEFYEHLFNRPSSPETERVFARFMNSLSGSGSGGGGGDAESASVAVAVAAGDDDSLTQDLLTVQQQLPIVKEEIEQQSQTLTSMNNETLDLQQLQRQPSNMNNYGSSGPQKSYQSSGRPPLPNQMKTGRGSCSNLIRHGSSPAGLFSNINIETGFAVMRGIGTIGAANSTSIEANFSSSAARLKNASAPNYSAVLGGEIGNCSNPQNNLESEGFAETRGNDFIPGFPLVSTWEDTAMISDNITGLKRYRDDDDVKPFSTGLNAAENKVNETGGQTPATPLAHQTSMPNTTAELAAIEKFLQLSDSVPCKIRAKRGCATHPRSIAERVRRTKISERMRKLQDLVPNMDKQTNTSDMLDLAVEYIKDLQKQVETLSQNRAKCTCSHHQ
- the LOC127101523 gene encoding transcription factor bHLH122 isoform X2 — encoded protein: MESDLQQHPTMFLDHQNHHHQPQMNSGLTRFKSAPSSYFSNIIDKEFYEHLFNRPSSPETERVFARFMNSLSGSGSGGGGGDAESASVAVAVAAGDDDSLTQDLLTVQQQLPIVKEEIEQQSQTLTSMNNETLDLQQLQRQPSNMNNYGSSGPQKSYQSSGRPPLPNQMKTGRGSCSNLIRHGSSPAGLFSNINIETGFAVMRGIGTIGAANSTSIEANFSSSAARLKNASAPNYSAVLGGEIGNCSNPQNNLESEGFAETRGNDFIPGFPLVSTWEDTAMISDNITGLKRYRDDDDVKPFSTGLNAAENKNETGGQTPATPLAHQTSMPNTTAELAAIEKFLQLSDSVPCKIRAKRGCATHPRSIAERVRRTKISERMRKLQDLVPNMDKQTNTSDMLDLAVEYIKDLQKQVETLSQNRAKCTCSHHQ